A genome region from Triticum aestivum cultivar Chinese Spring chromosome 2B, IWGSC CS RefSeq v2.1, whole genome shotgun sequence includes the following:
- the LOC123043282 gene encoding formin-like protein 18 isoform X1: MRWPRSRLKWLLSACLISLLLLTPTDRGGLLLVAAIRKNLFWPPPPPQPPPPSRIGDELVEQLWLNCSLDRIILQDVKNQSHHTLAFSTEEGMRTSLSPEVADTILDCLSKHNFPLPHVSGHTQDEDAEEEAGSLLPHSNNFKLSFASKIRYLLEGASTSHYSLSPPAKEAIRGLFSSEAEDRPLAVSIKISLGKKRKDDDSGSSTAVIGAVACVALVALVGSLCGMCDEEPASPYDLVGGGELTGSSRKDSATQIDVSRLGGLSNSASEKQQSEFTVPVMKLNVERPATKLKSVGAASMKEELMERHSRFASYEVTTIAGQPTAKPEKAAVSSAGPAPPPPPPLPGAAAPPPPPVVPGAPAPAPGEPAPAPGEPAPAPAPGEPAIAPAPGEPGAPAPPPDAPGAPGAPAPAPPPPGAPGAPAAAPPPPGAPAPPPPPGAPAPPPPPGAPAPPPPAPGAPTPPPPAPGAPAPPPPAPGAPAPPPPAPGAPAPPPPAPGAPAPPPAPGAPAPPPKPGGPPPPGPPAPPGARAGAGPGPPPPPLKGGGPGGPPPPAMPGGPRKGPPPLKKPGAAAPVADSSKTKLKPFFWDKVTATDQAMVWDQIKAGSFQFNEEMIESLFGCKPVDKSNDSKKEPAKEAPQVVRILDAKKAQNLSISLKALSVTAQDVHTAVTEGHDLPADLITTLLRWTPTSDEELKLRLYTGEMSQLGPAEQFLKTIIDIPYIFQRLETLLLMASLTEEATSVEQSFKTLEVACDELRHSRLFKKLLEAVLKTGNRMNDGTFRGGAQAFKLDTLLKLADVKGLDGKTTLLHFVVQEIIRSEGVRAARVAKEQNSSVSSVSGGTDDLSEDVGDDTEHYKQLGLEVVSGLSDDLQNVRKAAILDADALTIQVASLGHRLVKANEFLNTGIKSLEEESGFQRKLAQFVENSQAQVTRLLEEEKKLRLMVRSTVDYFHGSKGKDEGLRLFVVVRDFLVILEKVCKEVKDAAALAAKAAAANKKPAAAAAPAKGGKQPSQSQQSFRDPRQALKPAIQGRRAKPDSSSSSDSD; the protein is encoded by the exons ATGAGGTGGCCGAGGAGCAGATTGAAATGGCTCCTCAGCGCATGCCTCATTTCCCTCCTGCTGCTCACGCCCACGGACCGCGGCGGGCTGCTGCTCGTCGCCGCCATCAGGAAGAACTTGTtctggccgccgccacctccccagCCGCCTCCCCCGAGCCGAATAGGTGATGAATTG GTGGAACAATTATGGCTCAACTGTAGTCTAGATAGGATAATCCTTCAAGATGTTAAAAACCAGTCCCATCACACCCTTGCATTCAGCACCGAGGAAGGAATGCGCACTTCTTTGTCTCCAGAAGTTGCCGATACTATTCTGGACTGCTTAAGCAAGCATAATTTTCCTTTGCCACATGTCTCTGGGCACACACAGGATGAAGATGCTGAGGAGGAGGCAGGAAGCTTATTGCCACATTCCAATAATTTCAAACTATCTTTTGCATCAAAAATAAGATATCTTCTTGAAGGAGCTTCAACATCACATTATTCTTTGTCACCGCCAGCAAAAGAAGCAATCAGGGGTCTTTTCTCTTCCGAAGCAGAGGATCGTCCGCTAGCCGTCAGCATAAAAATTTCTTTGGGAAAGAAGCGCAAGGATGATGACTCGGGTTCATCCACTGCTGTCATTGGTGCAGTGGCTTGTGTAGCATTGGTGGCCCTTGTCGGTAGCTTGTGTGGGATGTGTGACGAAGAGCCAGCATCACCGTATGATCTAGTGGGGGGTGGTGAACTAACAG GTTCTTCCCGTAAGGATTCCGCCACCCAGATCGATGTCAGTAGGCTGGGAGGATTGTCAAACAGTGCATCTGAGAAACAGCAGTCTGAATTTACAGTACCAGTAATGAAGTTGAATGTTGAAAGACCAGCCACGAAACTGAAGTCAGTAGGAGCAGCATCAATGAAGGAAGAACTAATGGAGCGACACAGCAGATTTGCTTCGTACGAAGTAACGACCATTGCTGGACAGCCGACGGCCAAACCCGAGAAGGCTGCAGTTTCTTCTGCAGGTCcagctccgccacctcctcctccacttccaggtgcagcagcaccaccacctcctcctgtaGTTCCAGgtgcaccagcaccagcaccaggtgaaccagcaccagcaccaggtgaaccagcaccagcaccagcaccaggtGAACCAGCAATAGCACCAGCACCAGGTGAACCAGgtgcaccagcaccaccaccagatGCACCAGGTGCACCAGGTGCACCAgcgccagcaccaccaccaccaggtgcACCAGGTgcaccagcagcagcaccaccaccaccaggtgcaccagcaccaccaccgccaccaggtgcaccagcaccaccgccgccaccaggTGCACCGGCACCACCACCGCCTGCACCAGGTGCACCCACACCACCACCGCCTGCACCAGGTGCACCCGCACCACCACCGCCTGCACCAGGTGCACCCGCACCACCACCGCCTGCACCAGGTGCACCAGCACCACCACCGCCTGCACCAGGTGCACCCGCACCACCACCTGCACCAGGTGCACCCGCACCACCTCCAAAGCCGGGCGGGCCTCCTCCTCCAGGGCCACCAGCACCTCCTGGTGCAAGGGCTGGAGCAGGACCtggacctccacctccacctctaaAAGGTGGTGGACCGGGGGGACCTCCGCCACCAGCAATGCCCGGTGGTCCAAGAAAAGGACCTCCGCCGCTTAAGAAGCCAGGAGCTGCAGCTCCTGTTGCAGACTCTTCGAAAACAAAGTTGAAGCCCTTCTTCTGGGATAAAGTTACTGCAACAGATCAAGCAATGGTGTGGGATCAAATTAAAGCAGGATCCTTCCA GTTTAATGAGGAGATGATCGAGTCTCTTTTTGGTTGCAAACCTGTTGACAAAAGTAATGATAGCAAAAAAGAGCCAGCAAAGGAAGCTCCTCAAGTCGTTAGGATCCTAGATGCTAAAAAGGCACAGAATTTATCAATATCACTGAAGGCACTCAGTGTTACAGCTCAAGACGTGCATACTGCAGTTACAGAAG GGCATGATCTCCCAGCCGATTTGATAACAACCTTGCTACGGTGGACCCCAACCAGTGATGAGGAGCTAAAGCTTCGGCTCTACACTGGAGAGATGAGTCAACTTGGTCCAGCGGAGCAATTCTTGAAGACCATCATTGACATCCCATACATTTTCCAGCGCTTGGAGACTTTGCTTTTGATGGCCAGTTTGACGGAAGAAGCTACAAGTGTGGAGCAGTCATTCAAAACCCTAGAG GTTGCCTGCGACGAGCTTAGGCACAGCCGTCTTTTCAAGAAGCTACTGGAGGCTGTACTTAAAACTGGCAACCGAATGAATGATGGCACCTTTCGAGGGGGAGCACAGGCGTTCAAACTGGACACCCTCCTGAAGCTGGCTGATGTCAAGGGGCTCGATGGCAAGACGACGCTGCTGCATTTCGTCGTCCAGGAGATCATCCGCTCGGAGGGTGTCCGTGCCGCGCGGGTGGCCAAGGAGCAGAACAGCAGCGTCTCCAGCGTGAGCGGCGGCACCGATGATCTCTCCGAGGATGTCGGCGACGACACGGAGCACTACAAGCAGCTTGGCCTCGAAGTGGTGTCCGGCCTGTCTGACGACCTCCAGAATGTCCGCAAGGCAGCGATCCTCGACGCGGACGCGCTTACCATACAGGTAGCGAGCCTCGGGCACAGGCTGGTGAAGGCGAACGAGTTCTTGAACACGGGCATTAAGAGCTTGGAGGAGGAGAGCGGGTTCCAACGCAAGTTGGCCCAGTTTGTAGAGAACTCCCAGGCGCAGGTGACCCGCCtgctggaggaggagaagaagctcCGCTTGATGGTGCGCTCCACCGTGGACTACTTCCACGGCAGCAAGGGGAAGGACGAGGGCCTGCGCCTGTTCGTCGTCGTGCGCGACTTCCTGGTGATACTGGAGAAGGTGTGCAAGGAGGTGAAAGACGCGGCTGCTTTGGCCGCCAAAGCAGCCGCTGCCAACAAGAAACCGGCGGCAGCGGCAGCACCGGCGAAAGGGGGCAAGCAGCCGTCCCAGTCACAGCAATCCTTCCGCGACCCTCGGCAAGCTCTGAAGCCCGCGATCCAAGGCCGGAGGGCAAAGCCGGACAGCAGCTCCAGCTCTGATTCTGACTAA
- the LOC123043282 gene encoding formin-like protein 18 isoform X2 has protein sequence MRTSLSPEVADTILDCLSKHNFPLPHVSGHTQDEDAEEEAGSLLPHSNNFKLSFASKIRYLLEGASTSHYSLSPPAKEAIRGLFSSEAEDRPLAVSIKISLGKKRKDDDSGSSTAVIGAVACVALVALVGSLCGMCDEEPASPYDLVGGGELTGSSRKDSATQIDVSRLGGLSNSASEKQQSEFTVPVMKLNVERPATKLKSVGAASMKEELMERHSRFASYEVTTIAGQPTAKPEKAAVSSAGPAPPPPPPLPGAAAPPPPPVVPGAPAPAPGEPAPAPGEPAPAPAPGEPAIAPAPGEPGAPAPPPDAPGAPGAPAPAPPPPGAPGAPAAAPPPPGAPAPPPPPGAPAPPPPPGAPAPPPPAPGAPTPPPPAPGAPAPPPPAPGAPAPPPPAPGAPAPPPPAPGAPAPPPAPGAPAPPPKPGGPPPPGPPAPPGARAGAGPGPPPPPLKGGGPGGPPPPAMPGGPRKGPPPLKKPGAAAPVADSSKTKLKPFFWDKVTATDQAMVWDQIKAGSFQFNEEMIESLFGCKPVDKSNDSKKEPAKEAPQVVRILDAKKAQNLSISLKALSVTAQDVHTAVTEGHDLPADLITTLLRWTPTSDEELKLRLYTGEMSQLGPAEQFLKTIIDIPYIFQRLETLLLMASLTEEATSVEQSFKTLEVACDELRHSRLFKKLLEAVLKTGNRMNDGTFRGGAQAFKLDTLLKLADVKGLDGKTTLLHFVVQEIIRSEGVRAARVAKEQNSSVSSVSGGTDDLSEDVGDDTEHYKQLGLEVVSGLSDDLQNVRKAAILDADALTIQVASLGHRLVKANEFLNTGIKSLEEESGFQRKLAQFVENSQAQVTRLLEEEKKLRLMVRSTVDYFHGSKGKDEGLRLFVVVRDFLVILEKVCKEVKDAAALAAKAAAANKKPAAAAAPAKGGKQPSQSQQSFRDPRQALKPAIQGRRAKPDSSSSSDSD, from the exons ATGCGCACTTCTTTGTCTCCAGAAGTTGCCGATACTATTCTGGACTGCTTAAGCAAGCATAATTTTCCTTTGCCACATGTCTCTGGGCACACACAGGATGAAGATGCTGAGGAGGAGGCAGGAAGCTTATTGCCACATTCCAATAATTTCAAACTATCTTTTGCATCAAAAATAAGATATCTTCTTGAAGGAGCTTCAACATCACATTATTCTTTGTCACCGCCAGCAAAAGAAGCAATCAGGGGTCTTTTCTCTTCCGAAGCAGAGGATCGTCCGCTAGCCGTCAGCATAAAAATTTCTTTGGGAAAGAAGCGCAAGGATGATGACTCGGGTTCATCCACTGCTGTCATTGGTGCAGTGGCTTGTGTAGCATTGGTGGCCCTTGTCGGTAGCTTGTGTGGGATGTGTGACGAAGAGCCAGCATCACCGTATGATCTAGTGGGGGGTGGTGAACTAACAG GTTCTTCCCGTAAGGATTCCGCCACCCAGATCGATGTCAGTAGGCTGGGAGGATTGTCAAACAGTGCATCTGAGAAACAGCAGTCTGAATTTACAGTACCAGTAATGAAGTTGAATGTTGAAAGACCAGCCACGAAACTGAAGTCAGTAGGAGCAGCATCAATGAAGGAAGAACTAATGGAGCGACACAGCAGATTTGCTTCGTACGAAGTAACGACCATTGCTGGACAGCCGACGGCCAAACCCGAGAAGGCTGCAGTTTCTTCTGCAGGTCcagctccgccacctcctcctccacttccaggtgcagcagcaccaccacctcctcctgtaGTTCCAGgtgcaccagcaccagcaccaggtgaaccagcaccagcaccaggtgaaccagcaccagcaccagcaccaggtGAACCAGCAATAGCACCAGCACCAGGTGAACCAGgtgcaccagcaccaccaccagatGCACCAGGTGCACCAGGTGCACCAgcgccagcaccaccaccaccaggtgcACCAGGTgcaccagcagcagcaccaccaccaccaggtgcaccagcaccaccaccgccaccaggtgcaccagcaccaccgccgccaccaggTGCACCGGCACCACCACCGCCTGCACCAGGTGCACCCACACCACCACCGCCTGCACCAGGTGCACCCGCACCACCACCGCCTGCACCAGGTGCACCCGCACCACCACCGCCTGCACCAGGTGCACCAGCACCACCACCGCCTGCACCAGGTGCACCCGCACCACCACCTGCACCAGGTGCACCCGCACCACCTCCAAAGCCGGGCGGGCCTCCTCCTCCAGGGCCACCAGCACCTCCTGGTGCAAGGGCTGGAGCAGGACCtggacctccacctccacctctaaAAGGTGGTGGACCGGGGGGACCTCCGCCACCAGCAATGCCCGGTGGTCCAAGAAAAGGACCTCCGCCGCTTAAGAAGCCAGGAGCTGCAGCTCCTGTTGCAGACTCTTCGAAAACAAAGTTGAAGCCCTTCTTCTGGGATAAAGTTACTGCAACAGATCAAGCAATGGTGTGGGATCAAATTAAAGCAGGATCCTTCCA GTTTAATGAGGAGATGATCGAGTCTCTTTTTGGTTGCAAACCTGTTGACAAAAGTAATGATAGCAAAAAAGAGCCAGCAAAGGAAGCTCCTCAAGTCGTTAGGATCCTAGATGCTAAAAAGGCACAGAATTTATCAATATCACTGAAGGCACTCAGTGTTACAGCTCAAGACGTGCATACTGCAGTTACAGAAG GGCATGATCTCCCAGCCGATTTGATAACAACCTTGCTACGGTGGACCCCAACCAGTGATGAGGAGCTAAAGCTTCGGCTCTACACTGGAGAGATGAGTCAACTTGGTCCAGCGGAGCAATTCTTGAAGACCATCATTGACATCCCATACATTTTCCAGCGCTTGGAGACTTTGCTTTTGATGGCCAGTTTGACGGAAGAAGCTACAAGTGTGGAGCAGTCATTCAAAACCCTAGAG GTTGCCTGCGACGAGCTTAGGCACAGCCGTCTTTTCAAGAAGCTACTGGAGGCTGTACTTAAAACTGGCAACCGAATGAATGATGGCACCTTTCGAGGGGGAGCACAGGCGTTCAAACTGGACACCCTCCTGAAGCTGGCTGATGTCAAGGGGCTCGATGGCAAGACGACGCTGCTGCATTTCGTCGTCCAGGAGATCATCCGCTCGGAGGGTGTCCGTGCCGCGCGGGTGGCCAAGGAGCAGAACAGCAGCGTCTCCAGCGTGAGCGGCGGCACCGATGATCTCTCCGAGGATGTCGGCGACGACACGGAGCACTACAAGCAGCTTGGCCTCGAAGTGGTGTCCGGCCTGTCTGACGACCTCCAGAATGTCCGCAAGGCAGCGATCCTCGACGCGGACGCGCTTACCATACAGGTAGCGAGCCTCGGGCACAGGCTGGTGAAGGCGAACGAGTTCTTGAACACGGGCATTAAGAGCTTGGAGGAGGAGAGCGGGTTCCAACGCAAGTTGGCCCAGTTTGTAGAGAACTCCCAGGCGCAGGTGACCCGCCtgctggaggaggagaagaagctcCGCTTGATGGTGCGCTCCACCGTGGACTACTTCCACGGCAGCAAGGGGAAGGACGAGGGCCTGCGCCTGTTCGTCGTCGTGCGCGACTTCCTGGTGATACTGGAGAAGGTGTGCAAGGAGGTGAAAGACGCGGCTGCTTTGGCCGCCAAAGCAGCCGCTGCCAACAAGAAACCGGCGGCAGCGGCAGCACCGGCGAAAGGGGGCAAGCAGCCGTCCCAGTCACAGCAATCCTTCCGCGACCCTCGGCAAGCTCTGAAGCCCGCGATCCAAGGCCGGAGGGCAAAGCCGGACAGCAGCTCCAGCTCTGATTCTGACTAA
- the LOC123043284 gene encoding protein MRG1-like isoform X2, producing MGGSSNTSGGGGAGGKDKEDKGKGSSVSFTEGEKVLAYHGPLLYEAKVQKTENREDERRYFVHYLGWNKKCDEWIASDRLLKLTEENVRKQLELKNQSMDKTVKIGRRSAQHNPEGSNDAKADKEDTKDLVKGKKRKNQLGVEVAIIPKHVHCEILPPSGNTCRRNGSI from the exons ATGGGGGGCAGCTCCAACACGAGCGGCGGTGGTGGCGCCGGAGGGAAGGACAAGGAGGACAAGGGCAAGGGCTCCTCGGTCTCCTTCACGGAAGGCGAGAAGGTGCTCGCCTACCACGGCCCGCTCCTCTACGAGGCCAAG GTTCAGAAAACTGAAAATCGGGAGGACGAGCGGCGGTATTTCGTCCATTATCTT GGCTGGAATAAAAA ATGTGATGAATGGATCGCAAGTGATCGTTTATTGAAGTTGACAGAGGAGAATGTTCGCAAACAACTAGAGCTGAAAAACCAGTCAATGGATAAAACCGTCAAGATTGGTAGACGGTCAGCACAGCATAACCCAGAAGGCTCTAATG ATGCAAAAGCCGATAAAGAGGACACTAAGGATCTTG TCAAGGGAAAGAAGCGCAAGAATCAGCTTGGCGTTGAGGTGGCTATCATTCCCAAACATGTACATTGTGAAATACTCCcaccgtccggaaatacttgtcggagaaatgggaGTATTTGA
- the LOC123043284 gene encoding protein MRG1-like isoform X1, with the protein MGGSSNTSGGGGAGGKDKEDKGKGSSVSFTEGEKVLAYHGPLLYEAKVQKTENREDERRYFVHYLGWNKKCDEWIASDRLLKLTEENVRKQLELKNQSMDKTVKIGRRSAQHNPEGSNADAKADKEDTKDLVKGKKRKNQLGVEVAIIPKHVHCEILPPSGNTCRRNGSI; encoded by the exons ATGGGGGGCAGCTCCAACACGAGCGGCGGTGGTGGCGCCGGAGGGAAGGACAAGGAGGACAAGGGCAAGGGCTCCTCGGTCTCCTTCACGGAAGGCGAGAAGGTGCTCGCCTACCACGGCCCGCTCCTCTACGAGGCCAAG GTTCAGAAAACTGAAAATCGGGAGGACGAGCGGCGGTATTTCGTCCATTATCTT GGCTGGAATAAAAA ATGTGATGAATGGATCGCAAGTGATCGTTTATTGAAGTTGACAGAGGAGAATGTTCGCAAACAACTAGAGCTGAAAAACCAGTCAATGGATAAAACCGTCAAGATTGGTAGACGGTCAGCACAGCATAACCCAGAAGGCTCTAATG CAGATGCAAAAGCCGATAAAGAGGACACTAAGGATCTTG TCAAGGGAAAGAAGCGCAAGAATCAGCTTGGCGTTGAGGTGGCTATCATTCCCAAACATGTACATTGTGAAATACTCCcaccgtccggaaatacttgtcggagaaatgggaGTATTTGA